The Pleurodeles waltl isolate 20211129_DDA chromosome 6, aPleWal1.hap1.20221129, whole genome shotgun sequence genome has a segment encoding these proteins:
- the LOC138301768 gene encoding uncharacterized protein F54H12.2-like: MYAYRAYIESILNYSRDGLEPPGFQQDSSTKRLKAILKLRRWDGHNQGFVKRANCATGSRQFGLVGCIHSDLFYQDKLLVNGINLKIKLTSNKDSFCLSGDAEQQKRVKVSPSDRLAHAKALHLLNAKYAMERVALEIYSISTGTRLTHQQNVFLGQLTKLNIIGFMDNTTFSDLYTSNPFYFKHYDINYAALVHEGAVIPTKPYTLSFRTANFIREYLGLLSTTGKHLRDSGVITSREGYGGGYTLFAFDLMPDMEDRDHYNLMKNGNLKVEICFSQPLATNENIIVFAVFDSAIQVNHTRQNMFDHL; the protein is encoded by the coding sequence ATGTACGCGTATAGGgcatacattgagagtattctGAATTACAGCCGTGATGGCCTTGAACCCCCTGGCTTTCAgcaggactcttctacaaagagACTTAAGGCCATTTTGAAGCTACGGCGTtgggacggtcacaatcagggttttgtaaaaagagcaaacTGCGCCAcaggcagtagacagtttggcCTCGTCGgctgcatacattcagaccttttctaccAGGATAAACTACTCGTCAATggtatcaatcttaagatcaaactaaccAGTAACAAAGACTCGTTCTGCCTCAGTGGGGATGCAGAACAGCAAaaaagagtgaaagtgtcaccaagcgaCAGACTGGCTCACGCCAAGGCCTTACACCTATTGAATGCCAAGTATGCCATGGAAAGAGTAGCTCTGGAGATATACAGCATTTCAACTGGTACCAGATTAACCCatcagcaaaatgtatttctgggccagcTAACAAAACTTAATATCATAGGGTTTATGGACAATACAACTTTTAGCGACctgtatacctcaaaccctttctatttcaaacactacgacatcaactacgcAGCGTTGGTACACGAGGGGGCTGTGATTCCTACAAAGCCATACACACTGAGTTTTAGAACAgctaattttatcagggaatatcttggATTGTTGTCGACAACAGGAAAACATCTCAGGGACTCGGGAGTCATCACatcaagagaaggatatggggGTGGCTACACACTTTTTGCTTTCGATCTGATGCCCGACATGGAAGACAGGGATCACTATAATCTGAtgaaaaacggaaatctaaaagtaGAAATATGTTTTAGTCAACCCCTGGCTACCAATGAAAACATTATTGTATTTGCAGTGTTTGACAGTGCCATTCAGGTCAACCACACCCGCCAGAATATGTTTGACcatctttaa